Proteins from a single region of Paenibacillus sp. BIHB 4019:
- a CDS encoding response regulator, translating to MDISILLVDDEAIDLEWLRRRVVGNERLHLQDVSVATSGFEALEMMEQKRIDLILSDIRMPIMSGMEFARRAKAINPQAHLVFISGHQDFSYAKEAIQLNASGYLLKPVDDNELHDMLLELCNKIEQERMQNQSLTETLTLVHQELLLRWFNEPTSGRVEQHLHSFLLPLLQGGAAVAIIEIDDMEWKLGKMAAGERRSLTAEMALFIRSFVDRHQVGMVLTSYDYHFVLLATVQEAECKALLEKLVQAFNEAFPYSITIGAGMHTTVIAKLHDAYQQAQAALSIKWIVGKNRLIHDAAAWSPKEAMAYSLEETVDRMLRAMLEYDLTTVDDCLRELFSGDQPLTGKNDIYDLIIRITSKLHADLQQMNEHLYEILKWDSHQPFVLFQFETVHDILSWLRRRFFELSELLYLKKQRQKRKLIEEIALYVEQRLDQKITLNEVAAHFDFTPNYLGQLFKAETNTLFSDFLSELRMKHVCKLLEDPTKKIYEIAELAGYKNIIYFNRQFKQQVGMSPGEYRKKHNI from the coding sequence ATGGACATTAGTATATTGTTGGTGGATGATGAGGCGATCGATTTGGAATGGCTCCGCCGAAGGGTAGTCGGCAATGAGCGCCTGCATTTGCAGGATGTGTCCGTGGCCACTAGCGGGTTTGAGGCGCTGGAAATGATGGAGCAGAAGCGCATCGACCTGATTCTCTCGGATATTCGCATGCCGATTATGTCGGGGATGGAGTTTGCGCGCAGGGCGAAGGCGATTAATCCGCAGGCTCATCTTGTTTTTATAAGCGGCCATCAGGACTTCAGCTATGCGAAGGAAGCGATCCAGCTGAATGCCTCTGGATATTTGCTTAAGCCGGTTGACGACAATGAGCTTCATGATATGCTGCTGGAGCTGTGCAACAAAATCGAGCAGGAGCGGATGCAAAACCAGTCGCTGACCGAGACGCTGACGCTTGTGCATCAGGAGCTGCTGCTGCGCTGGTTTAACGAGCCGACATCGGGGCGGGTGGAGCAGCATCTTCACAGCTTCCTCTTGCCGCTGCTGCAGGGCGGAGCAGCCGTTGCCATTATTGAAATCGACGATATGGAGTGGAAGCTGGGCAAAATGGCAGCTGGCGAGCGCCGTTCCTTAACAGCGGAAATGGCATTGTTTATTCGTTCCTTCGTAGATCGCCATCAAGTTGGAATGGTGCTGACCAGCTATGACTATCATTTTGTGCTGCTGGCGACGGTGCAGGAGGCGGAATGCAAAGCGCTGCTTGAGAAGCTGGTGCAAGCGTTTAATGAAGCTTTTCCTTATTCGATTACGATTGGCGCTGGCATGCATACAACGGTTATTGCCAAGCTGCATGACGCCTATCAGCAGGCACAGGCAGCGCTCAGCATCAAATGGATCGTCGGGAAAAACAGGCTTATTCACGATGCAGCGGCTTGGTCGCCCAAAGAAGCGATGGCCTACAGCCTCGAAGAGACGGTCGACCGCATGCTGCGCGCGATGCTGGAATATGACCTGACGACGGTTGATGATTGCTTGCGGGAGCTGTTCAGCGGCGACCAGCCGTTAACCGGGAAAAACGACATCTACGACCTCATCATTCGCATTACGTCCAAGCTGCATGCCGATCTCCAGCAAATGAACGAGCATTTATATGAAATTTTAAAATGGGACTCCCATCAGCCGTTTGTTTTGTTCCAATTCGAGACGGTGCATGACATTCTCTCCTGGCTGAGAAGGCGGTTTTTCGAGCTGTCCGAGCTGCTGTATTTGAAGAAGCAGCGGCAAAAGCGGAAGCTGATTGAAGAAATCGCGCTATATGTCGAGCAGCGGCTTGATCAGAAAATTACGCTTAATGAGGTTGCGGCCCACTTTGACTTTACGCCGAACTATTTGGGCCAGCTGTTCAAAGCCGAGACGAATACGCTGTTCAGCGATTTTCTAAGCGAGCTGCGGATGAAGCATGTGTGCAAGCTTCTGGAGGACCCGACCAAGAAAATTTACGAAATTGCCGAGCTGGCTGGCTATAAAAATATTATTTATTTTAATCGTCAATTCAAGCAGCAGGTTGGCATGTCGCCGGGAGAATATCGGAAAAAGCATAATATTTAA
- a CDS encoding carbohydrate ABC transporter permease, which translates to MSVSDANIVSNKSVKSGQLDRQLLAIIGYASLTILSVLCILPFILIVSSSFTEESTIVREGYQFFPTAFSVEPYKILFKYPEQMIRAYGVTISVTVIGTAIGLFLTAMTAYCLSRKDFKWRNFFSFFFFFTTLFSGGLVPWYLLIVNYLHMKDTALALIVPLLLNVFYIIVMKSFMSNIPEAIVESAKIDGAGDFLIFMKLILPLSKPALATIGLFLALGYWNDWYNALLFVADDKLMPLQYYLYKMLGNMDGMRKAMMGSGAVVTTSLPTEGLKMAMTVVASGPILLAYPFIQKYFVKGLTIGAVKG; encoded by the coding sequence ATGAGTGTATCTGATGCTAATATCGTCAGCAACAAATCTGTGAAAAGCGGTCAGCTCGACCGCCAACTTCTTGCCATTATCGGCTATGCTTCCTTAACCATACTGTCGGTTCTGTGCATATTGCCCTTTATTTTGATCGTATCCTCTTCGTTTACCGAGGAAAGCACCATTGTGCGTGAGGGTTATCAATTTTTCCCGACGGCCTTTTCTGTGGAGCCTTATAAAATCCTGTTCAAATATCCTGAACAAATGATTCGGGCGTATGGGGTAACCATCTCCGTTACCGTTATCGGTACCGCGATCGGCCTGTTCCTGACGGCTATGACCGCCTATTGCCTGTCTCGCAAAGATTTCAAGTGGCGCAATTTTTTTTCCTTCTTCTTTTTCTTTACGACGCTGTTCAGCGGCGGGCTTGTGCCTTGGTACCTGCTCATCGTCAACTATCTCCATATGAAGGATACGGCGCTGGCGCTCATTGTGCCGCTGCTGCTGAACGTGTTTTATATTATCGTCATGAAATCGTTTATGAGCAATATTCCAGAAGCGATTGTTGAATCTGCCAAAATCGATGGCGCTGGCGATTTCCTGATTTTCATGAAGCTTATTCTTCCGCTGTCCAAGCCGGCTCTTGCCACAATCGGCCTCTTCCTTGCCCTTGGGTATTGGAACGATTGGTATAACGCCCTGCTGTTCGTTGCCGACGACAAGCTGATGCCGCTGCAATATTATTTGTACAAAATGCTCGGCAATATGGATGGCATGCGCAAGGCGATGATGGGCTCGGGCGCTGTCGTGACGACAAGCCTGCCGACAGAGGGTCTCAAGATGGCGATGACGGTAGTAGCGAGCGGCCCGATCCTGCTTGCCTATCCCTTCATCCAAAAGTATTTTGTAAAAGGCTTGACGATTGGCGCCGTGAAAGGATAA
- a CDS encoding ABC transporter substrate-binding protein, translating into MQKKKTIVIPAVALTLAMVLGACGNGGNTGTEASTAPATGTNAATQPAETKDGLDISKEVKLKMVFVGPKPVDYDSVFAEINKKLKEKINATVDAEFLDWSDWAQKYPLKLAANEDFDLIYSANWAGYNDQALKGGFLELTDDMLSKYMPQTWKAMDKVGWDQAKVNGKLYMVPQNRGESVEKLILYREDLRKKYNLPAIDSPEAYANYLKAVAQNEKGITPFTPETGDWKLHNLDRILLKQKNDWNMLDFDLPIGFKLTDEAGKVFNVYETQEFKDLLYYYKDLADNNAWSKNVLNNKNDHQQDFKEGKTASITHNLGTLGSLIATMRMDKSPYELALADITPNTKKSNAVSTQNGVSIHATSKNPERSLMFVDLMQNDRELHDLVQYGIPGVHFTAVGDDKYDSTDKSVNFTGFSSWGFNSPLNRDNASFPEEATALTNDWEGKVYHYPLETFVFDNSKVKTEVANVGNVMLRFAIPLEYGAIKDVDKGLEDLNKQVKAAGIDKILAEVQSQIDAFLAAKK; encoded by the coding sequence ATGCAAAAGAAGAAAACAATCGTTATACCGGCGGTAGCCTTAACTTTGGCCATGGTTCTTGGTGCATGCGGCAACGGTGGCAATACAGGAACAGAAGCGAGCACAGCGCCAGCAACAGGCACCAATGCTGCCACGCAGCCGGCAGAGACAAAGGACGGCTTAGATATTTCCAAAGAGGTCAAGCTGAAAATGGTGTTCGTTGGACCAAAGCCGGTTGATTATGATAGCGTATTTGCGGAAATCAACAAAAAGCTCAAGGAAAAAATCAATGCAACCGTCGATGCCGAGTTTTTGGATTGGTCCGATTGGGCGCAAAAATATCCGCTGAAGCTGGCGGCGAATGAAGATTTCGACCTTATCTATTCCGCGAACTGGGCGGGCTATAACGATCAGGCGCTTAAAGGCGGCTTCTTGGAGCTAACCGATGATATGCTGTCCAAATATATGCCGCAAACATGGAAAGCGATGGACAAAGTAGGCTGGGATCAGGCGAAAGTAAACGGCAAGCTGTACATGGTTCCGCAAAACAGAGGCGAGTCGGTAGAGAAGCTGATTTTGTACCGGGAGGACCTGCGCAAAAAATACAATCTTCCTGCTATCGACAGCCCGGAAGCTTATGCTAACTATTTGAAAGCGGTCGCTCAAAATGAGAAGGGCATTACGCCATTCACTCCTGAAACAGGCGACTGGAAGCTGCATAACTTAGACCGTATCCTGCTCAAGCAGAAAAATGACTGGAACATGCTAGATTTTGACCTGCCAATCGGCTTTAAGCTGACGGATGAAGCGGGCAAAGTGTTTAACGTCTATGAAACACAGGAATTCAAGGATTTGCTCTATTATTACAAAGATCTTGCCGACAATAATGCCTGGTCGAAAAACGTATTGAATAATAAAAATGACCATCAGCAGGATTTCAAGGAAGGCAAAACAGCGTCCATTACGCATAACTTGGGAACACTCGGCTCACTCATCGCAACGATGCGCATGGATAAATCTCCTTACGAGCTTGCCCTTGCTGACATTACGCCGAATACGAAAAAATCGAATGCCGTATCGACGCAAAACGGCGTTTCTATCCATGCAACGTCCAAAAATCCGGAGCGTTCGCTGATGTTCGTCGACTTGATGCAAAATGACAGAGAGCTTCATGACTTGGTGCAATACGGTATCCCAGGCGTACATTTCACAGCAGTTGGCGACGATAAATACGACTCGACCGATAAAAGCGTAAACTTCACAGGCTTCTCCAGCTGGGGCTTCAACTCGCCGCTCAATCGTGACAACGCATCCTTCCCAGAGGAAGCAACCGCGCTCACGAACGATTGGGAAGGAAAGGTTTACCACTACCCACTGGAAACGTTCGTTTTTGACAACAGCAAGGTGAAGACGGAAGTGGCTAACGTCGGCAATGTGATGCTCCGCTTTGCAATTCCGCTGGAATACGGCGCGATCAAGGATGTAGATAAAGGCCTTGAGGATTTGAACAAGCAGGTGAAAGCGGCCGGCATTGATAAAATTCTCGCAGAAGTGCAAAGCCAGATCGATGCTTTTCTAGCAGCCAAAAAATAA
- a CDS encoding S8 family serine peptidase → MYGLSRKWKSSLALWLAVLILLTSAVPAYAASTEDSGASQDAGVIAGEYIVKYESSSAPAAQTPTYGIAGIEEVQSDPEALVSLVTVDPQRDADEVVSELESLPGVEFAEPNRIYEVFDAETSGIFAVAAPSDPYYTSQWALNAIAAPQAWERLQNNTNSVVVAVVDTGIDATHPDLQGRLLPGVNMADARADGTSYESDWGSKDDQGHGTAVASVIASVYNNTIGIAGAVGPLNVSVLPVKVMNNKGWGTTLNVAKGITYAADQGVDIINLSLGGEYSKAIVDAVSYAQSKNVLVVAAAGNEGTNVNSTYPAAAPGVLAVGSIGKTKLRSSFSNYGSSLAVVAPGEDILVAALSGQGNVDDRYSSVNGTSFSSPYAAAVAAIYKADHPSALPGEIRSALMDTAQDLGTAGVDPYFGHGLVNAAAVLDAGTVAPIQIIRPASGADVTGTATLEAMVNQDANEVTAVRFYLDEIAPANQIAEAVGTAGQSLYTAKWDSSGAADGNRSLLAVAYKGSAPAFQTELRVKLWNNPETGLVLKVKDPDGNVAPGALVMVSKQVAATAAAEEAAAAVVPTGQPAYSYEMVWNGYTDVEGVVRIPGALAVDLKKLSVLVQGSFDQADNPQGNTSFFYQRIVQGPGVFELDGEGTAGVHFQTTTRSGAPAKASNYYATLLDNNGVSYGTTTALNDISITTEPTIYMDKGVYNLFSYGKEQDGTYFLSKWHNQVTTATTDMSFDGQQTGEVAIGADEQIAGGVIYLYNEQTDEALGVSTTLNSTGSDQQEVISGEKVYVTAGDYRYWVDLEIKDPSGGQNWVYVLGSNQNRAKVTAGGQTTINAGGGLRLAKFEPDLDSLKNYFDKIGEIYEPQLPYYFEKRGKVVYTKHEFLDNFDNQLVGMYRGSVVHSTELFKKSVAGDDLGTVTADESGKWETQSYYFGDLYPVYKVVNEAGNYVPYNTGALSPRPAFRLFYWSGLWAINASKVTPGTYYVTLSLQNNPLAGRELSSTMENHIIDNQGVELSFKDEKGQAIRPFTWIYHLDKDEHGNAEWVKSFQLWADSTTKKLYVTGGIKLSEQENGNMAVIRYTNSAGQYVYVMRQFTKVSDLIDPATGVVQVDPGLQAVDLTTKDKDGNALQYLTKKLHEVIVPAAVNGKETNFLFPLETTGRIYLEPKDYRFDAHYITTADGQGRKSNYYFLTDQAVAIGGVAGVQTVAFDANTDKMSRIETVADKEGYNDFRGVALYPFSTYSNTMYETYRAGQIFYVPAGVDYHLEANLVLGDMETPSYAWNYMLEHREQTFEAGQNTIWHMGGTFSPSLALHETQFTAGSAQTLEGDTSVVDSYGNVIEAILVTDSTNVSALSTDADGLDGVAYTRLASGEVKAGTANLPSAGELEASHADDATIAKSIYPRLRIYSSEQSGGSEKLVTDWEKFGYYSSFKEAVDLPVGSYRAELALAAGPLGPTTTLAGQGNFQVTAAEVPSTPTPTPTPVATPAPTEQPTPTPVVDPEPTPSSSTGNGSSGTGNSGSDSSGGTGTGSTGAAADGRATDAEIASAISAAAGKEAITLNASKDALTLSVEQWKKLGDSAKPIQFVMGDARIQMPAGAIPASILAAQSASSTIKWTATPINEQRAAALLKQAANASLVSLSGSIYDFGIVVTNASGVQVRVTAFDEPVTLSLKVSQDSVTAAKQGELGGYHYDESNARWNYMGGTYDAATGHFKFETTHFSMYALMKAKEPFVQISELSDIKGHWAEQAITTLAQQGYVKGVGDGKFAPNRSVTRAEWVTMLALAFFDPASSVSDAPGTQSAHSFSDVAESHWAGASIQAAVEAGLLNGYEDGTFRPNRAITREEMAVMLSRFAAWKSLNVAAEASADSQAVADAFADSGAVADWAKSSINTAIQLGLMKGRSNTQFAPKGELTRAEGATIVVRLLDMLKSK, encoded by the coding sequence ATGTATGGATTATCTCGAAAATGGAAATCAAGCTTAGCTTTATGGTTAGCCGTTCTTATTTTGCTTACTTCAGCTGTTCCAGCCTATGCGGCCTCCACGGAGGATAGCGGCGCATCACAGGATGCGGGCGTCATTGCTGGTGAATATATCGTCAAATACGAATCCTCCTCTGCGCCTGCTGCGCAGACCCCGACTTATGGCATTGCGGGTATTGAAGAAGTGCAGAGCGATCCCGAAGCACTCGTCAGCCTTGTTACGGTTGACCCGCAGCGGGATGCGGATGAAGTGGTGAGTGAGCTGGAAAGCTTGCCGGGTGTCGAGTTCGCAGAGCCGAACCGCATTTATGAGGTTTTTGATGCGGAGACGAGCGGAATTTTTGCTGTAGCTGCTCCAAGCGATCCTTATTACACGAGCCAATGGGCATTAAATGCGATTGCTGCGCCGCAAGCATGGGAGCGTCTGCAGAACAATACGAACAGCGTCGTTGTTGCCGTAGTGGATACGGGCATTGATGCGACCCATCCTGATTTGCAAGGACGTCTGCTTCCTGGCGTCAATATGGCAGATGCCCGTGCTGATGGCACGTCGTATGAGTCCGATTGGGGCAGCAAGGATGATCAAGGCCATGGTACGGCGGTCGCCAGCGTTATTGCTTCTGTCTACAATAATACGATCGGGATTGCAGGGGCAGTAGGACCGCTGAATGTATCCGTCCTTCCGGTTAAAGTAATGAACAACAAGGGCTGGGGCACGACGCTCAATGTGGCGAAAGGGATTACTTATGCGGCTGACCAAGGGGTTGATATTATAAACCTCAGCCTGGGCGGCGAATACAGTAAAGCTATTGTGGATGCTGTAAGCTATGCACAAAGCAAAAATGTGCTTGTCGTTGCAGCAGCAGGCAACGAAGGCACGAATGTGAACAGCACCTATCCGGCAGCAGCGCCAGGCGTACTGGCGGTAGGCTCTATTGGGAAAACGAAGCTGCGCTCCTCGTTCTCCAATTACGGCAGCAGCTTGGCGGTCGTTGCGCCTGGTGAAGATATTTTGGTAGCTGCTCTGAGCGGACAAGGCAATGTAGACGACAGATATAGCTCCGTTAACGGAACCTCTTTCTCTTCCCCCTATGCAGCTGCTGTAGCGGCAATTTACAAAGCGGATCACCCTTCCGCCTTGCCAGGGGAAATTCGCAGTGCGCTGATGGATACGGCGCAGGATTTGGGCACGGCGGGAGTCGACCCTTATTTTGGCCATGGTCTGGTGAATGCAGCAGCGGTTCTGGATGCTGGTACCGTAGCGCCTATTCAGATTATCCGTCCAGCAAGCGGCGCTGATGTAACGGGGACCGCTACGCTGGAAGCGATGGTGAATCAGGACGCGAATGAAGTAACCGCCGTGCGCTTCTATTTGGACGAGATTGCTCCAGCTAATCAGATTGCTGAAGCGGTTGGTACGGCCGGTCAATCGCTGTATACAGCGAAGTGGGACAGCAGCGGGGCAGCAGATGGAAACCGTTCGCTGCTTGCCGTTGCCTATAAAGGCAGTGCGCCAGCTTTCCAAACAGAGCTGCGGGTGAAGCTGTGGAACAACCCGGAAACAGGGCTTGTTCTCAAGGTGAAGGACCCTGACGGCAACGTCGCTCCGGGAGCGCTTGTCATGGTGTCCAAGCAAGTGGCAGCAACGGCTGCTGCTGAAGAGGCCGCAGCAGCTGTAGTTCCAACTGGACAGCCGGCTTACAGCTACGAAATGGTATGGAACGGCTATACGGATGTAGAAGGTGTCGTCCGCATACCGGGTGCGCTCGCTGTGGATCTCAAGAAGCTGTCTGTATTGGTGCAGGGCAGCTTTGACCAAGCGGATAATCCGCAAGGCAATACGTCCTTTTTCTATCAACGAATCGTACAAGGACCCGGTGTGTTTGAACTAGATGGAGAAGGAACAGCAGGCGTGCATTTCCAGACGACGACGCGCAGCGGCGCTCCAGCCAAGGCGTCGAACTATTATGCGACCTTGCTAGACAACAACGGAGTATCCTACGGGACAACAACGGCGCTTAACGATATTTCAATTACGACAGAGCCGACGATTTATATGGATAAAGGCGTGTATAATCTGTTCTCGTATGGCAAGGAGCAGGACGGCACTTATTTCCTGTCCAAGTGGCATAACCAAGTAACAACAGCTACAACGGATATGAGCTTTGACGGACAGCAGACCGGCGAGGTTGCAATCGGTGCGGATGAGCAAATTGCCGGCGGCGTTATTTATCTTTATAACGAGCAGACAGATGAGGCGCTTGGCGTAAGCACGACGCTTAACAGCACAGGAAGCGACCAGCAGGAAGTCATTTCCGGTGAAAAAGTGTATGTAACCGCAGGCGACTACCGCTATTGGGTTGATCTTGAAATCAAAGACCCGAGCGGCGGCCAAAACTGGGTGTATGTGCTGGGCTCTAACCAGAATAGAGCGAAGGTGACAGCAGGCGGCCAAACAACGATTAACGCAGGCGGTGGGCTTCGTTTGGCGAAGTTTGAGCCGGACCTTGATTCCTTGAAAAACTACTTTGATAAAATCGGCGAAATTTATGAGCCGCAGCTGCCCTATTATTTTGAGAAGCGTGGCAAGGTCGTCTACACCAAACATGAGTTTCTGGATAACTTCGACAATCAACTGGTCGGCATGTACCGAGGCTCAGTCGTTCATAGCACGGAGCTGTTCAAAAAATCGGTTGCTGGCGATGATCTGGGCACGGTAACTGCAGATGAATCCGGCAAGTGGGAGACGCAAAGCTACTATTTCGGCGATTTGTACCCGGTGTATAAAGTCGTGAACGAAGCAGGCAACTATGTGCCTTACAATACGGGAGCGCTATCGCCTCGTCCAGCATTCCGTTTGTTCTATTGGAGCGGCCTTTGGGCCATCAACGCCTCCAAGGTAACGCCGGGCACTTATTATGTTACCTTGTCTTTGCAAAACAACCCGCTGGCTGGCCGGGAGCTTTCCTCCACCATGGAAAATCACATCATCGACAATCAAGGCGTCGAGTTGTCATTCAAGGATGAGAAGGGACAAGCTATACGCCCGTTTACATGGATTTATCATTTGGACAAAGATGAGCATGGCAATGCGGAATGGGTTAAATCCTTCCAGCTGTGGGCTGACAGCACAACGAAGAAGCTGTACGTCACGGGAGGAATCAAGCTGTCCGAGCAGGAAAATGGCAATATGGCCGTTATTCGCTATACGAACAGTGCCGGTCAATATGTTTATGTGATGCGCCAGTTTACTAAAGTATCAGATCTGATTGATCCTGCGACTGGAGTAGTTCAGGTTGATCCGGGCCTTCAAGCCGTTGATCTGACAACGAAAGATAAAGATGGAAATGCGCTGCAATATTTAACGAAAAAGCTGCATGAGGTTATCGTTCCTGCTGCGGTAAACGGCAAAGAAACGAATTTCCTTTTCCCGCTGGAAACGACGGGCCGCATTTATTTAGAGCCTAAAGATTATCGCTTTGACGCTCATTATATTACGACTGCGGATGGGCAAGGACGCAAGAGCAACTATTACTTCCTGACAGATCAGGCCGTAGCGATTGGCGGCGTGGCTGGCGTGCAGACCGTTGCCTTTGATGCAAATACGGACAAGATGTCGCGCATAGAGACAGTTGCTGATAAAGAAGGCTATAACGATTTCCGGGGTGTAGCTCTTTATCCGTTCAGCACGTATAGCAATACGATGTATGAAACGTATCGGGCGGGACAAATTTTCTATGTGCCTGCGGGCGTAGATTACCATTTGGAAGCCAATCTCGTTCTTGGAGACATGGAGACGCCATCCTATGCATGGAATTACATGCTGGAGCATCGCGAGCAGACGTTTGAAGCCGGGCAAAATACGATCTGGCATATGGGCGGCACGTTCAGCCCAAGTCTGGCACTCCATGAAACACAGTTTACGGCTGGAAGTGCTCAAACGCTTGAAGGCGATACGTCCGTAGTAGACAGCTATGGAAATGTCATTGAAGCGATTTTGGTGACAGATTCGACCAATGTCAGTGCCCTTTCCACAGATGCTGATGGCTTGGACGGCGTTGCCTATACGCGCCTTGCCAGCGGCGAGGTGAAGGCAGGCACAGCGAATCTGCCTTCAGCTGGTGAATTGGAAGCAAGCCATGCTGATGATGCAACGATTGCGAAGAGCATCTATCCTCGTCTGCGTATTTACAGCAGCGAGCAGTCCGGCGGCTCTGAGAAGCTGGTCACGGATTGGGAGAAATTCGGTTACTATTCGTCCTTTAAAGAAGCGGTAGATCTGCCAGTCGGCAGCTATCGCGCTGAGCTTGCGCTAGCTGCAGGACCGTTAGGTCCAACGACTACACTTGCTGGGCAAGGCAATTTCCAGGTAACGGCTGCAGAAGTGCCTTCTACGCCAACACCGACGCCTACGCCGGTTGCAACGCCAGCACCAACGGAGCAGCCAACGCCAACACCAGTTGTAGATCCTGAGCCGACGCCATCCTCGTCGACAGGAAATGGCAGCAGCGGAACGGGAAATTCCGGTTCGGACAGTTCGGGCGGCACAGGAACAGGGAGTACGGGAGCAGCAGCAGATGGACGCGCAACGGATGCCGAAATTGCGAGTGCGATCAGCGCAGCGGCAGGCAAAGAGGCTATTACTTTAAACGCCTCGAAGGATGCTTTGACCCTTTCGGTTGAACAGTGGAAGAAGCTCGGGGATAGTGCCAAGCCTATTCAATTTGTTATGGGAGATGCGAGGATTCAAATGCCGGCAGGAGCTATTCCAGCTTCCATCCTGGCAGCTCAAAGCGCATCATCGACGATTAAGTGGACTGCGACCCCGATTAATGAGCAGCGTGCAGCAGCGCTGTTGAAGCAGGCGGCAAATGCTTCATTGGTCAGCTTGTCAGGCAGCATTTATGATTTTGGCATCGTTGTGACGAATGCTTCTGGGGTTCAAGTTCGAGTGACCGCATTCGACGAGCCTGTAACGCTATCGCTTAAAGTTTCACAGGATTCAGTAACAGCAGCGAAGCAGGGCGAGCTTGGAGGCTACCATTATGATGAGTCGAACGCGCGTTGGAATTACATGGGCGGGACCTACGATGCTGCCACCGGTCATTTCAAATTCGAGACCACTCATTTCAGCATGTACGCTTTAATGAAAGCAAAAGAGCCATTCGTGCAAATAAGCGAGCTGAGCGACATTAAAGGACACTGGGCTGAACAAGCCATTACCACTCTGGCGCAGCAAGGTTATGTTAAAGGTGTAGGAGACGGAAAATTTGCTCCGAACCGCTCTGTAACGAGAGCAGAATGGGTAACGATGCTTGCACTAGCTTTCTTTGATCCGGCAAGCTCCGTCTCTGATGCGCCTGGCACTCAGTCAGCGCACAGCTTTAGCGACGTAGCGGAATCACACTGGGCAGGAGCATCGATTCAGGCTGCTGTCGAAGCGGGCTTGCTGAATGGCTACGAAGACGGAACGTTCCGGCCAAATCGTGCCATTACCCGTGAAGAAATGGCGGTGATGCTAAGCCGTTTCGCCGCATGGAAGTCATTGAATGTAGCAGCAGAGGCATCGGCAGACAGCCAAGCGGTTGCCGATGCATTCGCGGATAGCGGAGCAGTTGCGGATTGGGCGAAGAGCAGCATCAACACTGCGATTCAGCTCGGCTTGATGAAGGGCCGTTCCAATACTCAATTTGCACCAAAAGGAGAGTTGACTAGAGCAGAGGGAGCAACGATAGTTGTTCGCTTGCTGGATATGTTGAAATCGAAATAG
- a CDS encoding ABC transporter permease subunit, protein MKRYGFIQDVIKYRAILLMLLPAVLFFLLFAYIPMAGIIIAFKHYDYAGGIFGSAWNGLDNFRFFFESGDAWRITRNTALYNIAFIVVNNVLQIFTAILLFEVGGKWFRKIAQSILFLPYFISWVVVGAIAYNLLSFDIGTVNSLLRNIGMEPIDIYNTPAYWPVILVLVAAWKTLGYGTIMYLAAITSIDTEMYEAAEIDGANIFQRIFKVTIPNLYPTVIILVLLAVGNIFKGDFGMFYNMVGNNGVLFSSTDVIDTFVFRSLITSNDIGMSAAAGVYQSVLGFTTIMLFNYAVRKYDKDRALF, encoded by the coding sequence ATGAAGCGATACGGATTTATACAGGATGTTATCAAATATCGGGCTATTTTGCTCATGCTGCTGCCAGCCGTTTTGTTTTTTCTGCTATTTGCTTATATACCGATGGCGGGCATTATTATTGCTTTCAAGCATTATGATTATGCTGGCGGGATCTTTGGCAGCGCGTGGAATGGGCTGGACAACTTTCGATTTTTCTTTGAGTCGGGGGATGCGTGGCGCATAACCAGAAATACGGCGCTCTATAATATCGCTTTTATTGTGGTCAACAATGTGCTGCAAATTTTCACAGCGATTTTGCTGTTCGAGGTTGGGGGCAAATGGTTCCGCAAAATCGCCCAGTCGATTTTGTTTCTGCCTTATTTTATTTCCTGGGTCGTCGTTGGGGCGATTGCCTACAACCTGCTCAGCTTTGACATCGGCACGGTTAATTCCCTGCTGAGGAATATCGGTATGGAGCCGATTGATATTTACAATACGCCCGCCTATTGGCCGGTTATTCTCGTACTGGTAGCGGCATGGAAAACGCTCGGTTATGGTACGATCATGTATTTGGCGGCGATTACGAGCATTGATACCGAAATGTATGAGGCAGCCGAAATCGATGGCGCGAATATTTTTCAGCGTATCTTCAAGGTGACGATTCCTAATTTATATCCGACCGTCATTATATTGGTGCTGCTGGCAGTCGGCAATATTTTCAAAGGCGATTTTGGGATGTTTTACAATATGGTTGGCAATAATGGTGTGCTGTTCTCGTCTACTGATGTTATTGATACGTTCGTATTCAGATCGCTCATCACTTCGAATGATATTGGCATGTCGGCCGCAGCTGGGGTTTATCAATCGGTTCTCGGATTTACCACCATTATGCTGTTTAACTATGCCGTTCGCAAGTATGACAAAGATCGCGCCTTATTCTAG